A stretch of the Salminus brasiliensis chromosome 19, fSalBra1.hap2, whole genome shotgun sequence genome encodes the following:
- the cfap263 gene encoding cilia- and flagella-associated protein 263, giving the protein MEKDSVTEADKIQISELLEDLRRSNAALRTETEMLESYVSRLDPRALGPQAVSESSGSVPSMEMGPYSGRRRDSKARRPSQERSQVLTLEQKCGIAEREMEEMRDNLEKLRESSERVLDNYKATIEEADIRLVEVRKASYEFDRDVAKTLKKQGVRMDAEKVTRYIRNRVKAKETLIQRLRLKNMVLRTQKHKLQLQLRHKEEMGEALHKVDFQQLKTKNRQYLEQIDKLNQDLLRLKLQDGNTLQVCNHYKKELQILTLQSEALSSDIVSREDMLKKIEKETQQTEKERAKAEARNRKLRAQLAEFRVPDVLSYVKVKATHTKLEESVRAWERKVAIAEMEFKTLSKAWNKRRAAAGAALAHI; this is encoded by the exons ATGGAGAAGGACAGCGTTACAGAAGCAGATAAAATACAAATTAGTGAACTGCTGGAAGACTTGAG GCGTTCCAATGCAGCGCTGCGGACCGAGACTGAGATGCTGGAGAGCTACGTCAGTCGCCTGGACCCCCGTGCCCTGGGTCCTCAGGCTGTGTCGGAGTCTTCGGGCTCTGTTCCATCGATGGAGATGGGG ccgtATTCCGGGCGCAGGAGGGACTCTAAAGCACGGCGGCCGTCTCAGGAACGATCGCAGGTGCTGACGCTGGAGCAGAAGTGTGGCATTGCtgagagggagatggaggagATGAGGGACAACTTGGAGAAGCTCAGAGAAAGCTCAGAAAGAGTGTTGGACAATTACAAG GCCACTATTGAGGAGGCCGATATCCGGCTGGTGGAGGTTAGGAAGGCGAGTTACGAGTTTGACCGAGATGTGGCTAAAACTCTGAAGAAGCAGGGTGTGAGGATGGATGCAGAGAAGGTCACACGTTACATTAGGAACAGAGTGAAAGCCAAG GAGACTCTGATACAGAGGCTGCGTCTGAAGAACATGGTGCTCCGCACACAGAAGCACaagctgcagctgcagctgagGCACAAGGAGGAGATGGGGGAGGCTCTTCACAAGGTGGACTTCCAGCAGCTGAAGACCAAGAACAGGCAGTATTTGGAGCAAATCGACAAACTCAACCAGGACCTGCTGCGCCTCAAACTGCAGGATGGAAACACGCTGCAGGTCTGCAACCATTACAAG AAGGAGCTTCAGATCTTGACTCTTCAGTCAGAGGCGCTGAGCAGTGACATTGTCTCACGTGAAGACATGCTCAAGAAGATCGAGAAGGAAACTCAGCAGACTGAGAAG GAGCGAGCTAAAGCCGAGGCCAGGAACAGGAAACTGAGAGCGCAGCTGGCCGAGTTCCGCGTGCCAGATGTGCTCAGCTACGTCAAGGTCAAGGCCACGCACACCAAGCTGGAAGAGAGCGTCAGGGCTTGGGAACGCAAGGTGGCGATCGCTGAG ATGGAGTTCAAGACGCTCAGCAAAGCATGGAACAAGCGCCGGGCCGCAGCCGGAGCAGCACTGGCACACATTTAA
- the csnk2a2b gene encoding casein kinase II subunit alpha', translated as MPGPVAGSKARVYADVNTLKSREYWDYEAHVPSWSNQEDYQLVRKLGRGKYSEVFEAININNNEKVVVKILKPVKKKKIKREIKILENLRGGTNIIRLVDTVKDPVSRTPALVFECINNTDFKELYQKLTDFDIRFYMYELLKALDYCHSMGIMHRDVKPHNVMIDHQLRKLRLIDWGLAEFYHPAQEYNVRVASRYFKGPELLVDYQMYDYSLDMWSLGCMLASMIFQKEPFFHGQDNYDQLVRIAKVLGTDELFGYLRKYHIELDPRFKDLLGQQTRKRWEQFVQTENQHLVSPEALDLLDKLLRYDHQQRLTATEAMEHPYFYPVLKEQSLANADSTVGSGGSNAAR; from the exons ATGCCCGGCCCAGTGGCCGGCAGTAAAGCCCGAGTGTACGCCGATGTGAACACCCTGAAGAGCCGGGAGTACTGGGACTATGAGGCTCATGTGCCCAGCTGGAG caACCAGGAGGATTACCAGCTGGTGCGAAAGCTCGGCCGGGGGAAATACAGTGAGGTGTTTGAGGCGattaacatcaacaacaacgAGAAAGTGGTGGTGAAGATCCTGAAG CCCgtcaagaagaagaagatcaaGCGAGAAATAAAGATTTTGGAGAACCTGCGAGGGGGGACCAATATCATCCGGCTGGTGGACACTGTGAAGGACCCAGTG TCTCGAACGCCCGCGCTTGTCTTTGAGTGCATCAATAATACTGATTTTAAG GAGCTGTATCAGAAGTTAACAGACTTTGACATTCGCTTTTACATGTATGAACTACTAAAG GCCCTGGACTACTGCCACAGTATGGGGATCATGCACCGTGATGTGAAGCCCCACAACGTCATGATTGACCATCAGTTGAGGAAG ctgagACTAATAGATTGGGGTTTGGCCGAGTTTTACCATCCTGCACAAGAATATAACGTCAGAGTGGCGTCCCGCTACTTCAAGGGTCCAGAGCTGCTGGTGGATTATCAG ATGTATGACTACAGTTTGGACATGTGGAGTCTGGGCTGTATGCTGGCCAGTATGATCTTTCAGAAGGAGCCCTTCTTTCATGGCCAAGACAACTATGACCAG TTGGTAAGGATCGCCAAAGTCCTCGGGACAGACGAGCTCTTTGGCTACCTGCGCAAATACCACATCGAGCTGGACCCACGGTTCAAGGACCTGCTGGGCCA GCAAACGCGGAAGCGCTGGGAGCAGTTTGTCCAGACGGAGAATCAGCACCTGGTCAGTCCGGAAGCTTTGGACCTGCTCGACAAACTGCTGCGCTATGACCATCAGCAAAGACTGACCGCCACTGAAGCCATGGAGCACCCCTACTTCT ACCCTGTGTTGAAGGAACAGTCTCTTGCCAATGCGGACAGCACTGTAGGATCAGGAGGGTCTAATGCAGCTCGGTGA